The DNA window CCAACTCGAATCATTTAGATTCTTCTGGATGGAAGATGAGGATGAATTTCATGTACTTTCGATTTTAACGAGAAAACCGaatataaaaataagttataGGATTACAAAAATGAAAGTAGGGGGACAAAAATAACTAAAAAGACAAACATGTATCACATTACAAATGATAAATGAGgtggaaaaaaaaacaaaaaatataaaaatgaaggagaaaaaatactttttaatcctattattattaaaataatataattaaaaaactacataaattctaaattaaaaaataaataaaatagataggATTATAATCCAAAGCCCGGTCCGCATATTTTTACCAGGCCCATATCATGATCCAGCAAGTTGGAGTGGGTCAGCCCGTATTGCATCAGAAACAAACAAGCACTGAACTCAAGCCGGCGGAGTCAGTAATCGGCCTCCAGAAACCGTCGAAGGGGAGAGCACATCACTGTCCAAGCATTCTCACTCACTCACTCACGTTTTCTCTCTTTCGATCTCAACCTTCATTCTCGTTTTCTTCTTCCAATCAAGTAGGTTCATCAAATTCTTCTCTCTTTTATATTATTTACGGTTTTGTGACCGTTTCAAGCGTCCTCTTACTCTATTAGTGGAACCCCATTTTTATCTTCTTTTAAGGGTTTTGATTTTTAGGATTTTAGTGAGTGCGCATTTCTCTGTTTTGTTTATGTGTTGAGAAGTATAGGATGAAATTTTGCACTTAATGTGTTGCCTTTTAGGTGTTTGATAATTTTCCTGAGTGGTGTTAATGTGAGTCTTTGCCTGAGTAGACTGAACTTTTAGCAACCTTGTAGTTGTAGTGTGGCTGACTGGCtgtgaaggaaaaagagttgaGTTTTTATTCAACAAAGCTCTAAATTAATTGCATTTGGGACATTTTCACATTCATTTTTTTCTGAATGTGTTTTCTGCCATCTGTGGTATCTCACTAGTTTCACtaaaagaaaccaaatcaacaccTTTTGCTACATAAGAAGCAACGTAGAGTAGAAACCTAAACCTTGAATAATATGAGAAAGTGGAAGTGATTAATTGCAAGTGTAACCTCGTGTGTCCGTGCCTTGGTGGGGCTGGTTATCTACGCATTTCAGACACTAGACATGTCTTCATTGTGAAGTATCGTTGCTACATTGTTTGCTTCTAATATCTCATGTTTATTTGAGAGATGCAATGCATCTTTAAGAATAGGATGTATTGGTTTGTAGAAATATTTGGTTTTGAATCAAAAGGATCGTTTATACACATTTCCATCCTTCATAGTTTTAAAATAATTCAGTTTTGATTATTTAATGTCTATTCAGTAGAGTTTAGTATAGTGACTAAGATCTAAAACACTAAAAGGGAATAACCTAAtactagtgtttgctttgaatatCATATTCATTAGCTTGTACCTTCTTCTATGGCTTCTAAATTTAAACAAGTTTATTCTGCTTTTGGTTTTCGCAAAAAGGAAGCTTATGAAGCAAAGTTGACATATTTGTACGTACCTAGTTTTTGACAATCTTGGAGTTGAGTTGTTTTGACTGTCACCTCTAGTTTGTATCAATTTGGAACTGTAGTTAGGTTGGCAGTTTGTGTTTTAAATTGGATATGTAAATACTTAGAAAATAAATCATGTTGTTGTGGCACTTATAATCTAATCTACATTCTACCTGAGCAAGAAGGCAAAATAGAAGCATCTAGTTAATAGATAATTTCTTATATTCAAAGGAGCTACTACTCTACATTATGTAATTTATAAGAATTGTAGAATGGCATGATGACCTGTGATTATAATTAATTGGCCAAAATAAACTAGTTAAGAATGCATCTACTGCATTGATTTTTAACCAATGTCCACATTACTCTAGTGAGTATTTGAATATTTGCTGCAAATTAAATAAGGCCAATTAACTAAGGACAAAACAGTTTTGGTCTTGACTCAGTTTTGTGACTAAAAAACCCAACTGAATCCCTACATGTGTGGCTGTAGAAAATATGAGAAATGTCCTCTGTCAAATGGGATTTCGGTTCTAGATCACTTTTTCCAATTTTCTTTTCATCCCAGTCACCACCAGTGTCATATTTAGAATGATGCTATTTCTCAATTGTTACTAAATCATATGCAACAATACATCACTTGAAAAGTCAACACCGATGtatgaaaatatttatattatttgaaTAACATTAGTTGCATTGGCATTCATTTATTTTCTGGTTTCTTTCTTACATTGTATAATCAATCAATCTGATTGGCATTGCAGCCATGTTTTTGGCAAAAGGATTTGGACGAACATTCTTTGCTGCTGCTGCCAGATCAAAACATTGTTCCACTACAGCTGCTGCTGCCAGTGGTAGTGTAGCGCGTAACCCTCTTCCGGACTTCTTTGAGGCCGACAGGAGCCTTGAAAATGATAAACCAGTTGTTTATGGTATGAAATATGTGCCTCTTCTTTTCAGTCGTAATAAGAATTAAAAATCTCTGATTTTTATTTATAGCCATACTTTACCAGTACAACAATAATCTATGATTTTCTCTATTAAGCTTCGTAATTTGTGCACTTGTGCCATTTCTATTAGTGGCTTTGTTTAATTAATACTTTACCATTGTTGTTAGGTCGGAGTTGGAAGGCTTCTGAATTGCGTCTGAAATCTTGGGATGACCTTCATAAACTGTGGTATGTGTTGTTGAAGGAAAAGAACATGTTGATGACTCAGCGTCAaatgcttcattctcagaatttgcGTTTTCATAACCCAGAGCGCTTACCTAAGGTATTTTTTCACTTTTTGCACCTGGTCTGCTTTACGTGTGCTGTTTTTGTTACCCTTAGTTACGTGAATGTTCTAGTATAGAAAAGCACACTGGTGCTTTTATCATCTTTTGGTGAAAACACTGTTTTGTATAGAACAacatgctggagaaattgaatgTAGAGAGTTAAACTCTAGGGGTTGCGGGAAAAAAACGTACATGTCTTATCAATGATTTTTGTCCATTAATTTATGTGAAATCAGGTGAGAAAGTCAATGTGTCGCATCAAACACGTGCTTACCGAGAGAGCAATTGAAGAGCCAGATCCCAGAAGGTCTGCTGAGATGAAGAAAATGATAAATGGTCTTTGATGACTTAAAAGGATATGTATGTTATTCGTTGTGTTGTTGGATATGCTGTAAGAATGGGACATCTACTTTCATGGATGTTAGAAAATTGCTGACCAAGGCAATGTGTTCAAATACATGATTTACTTGAAGTTTTGCCTGTTTAGAATTCGAACTTTGTTTTGTTTGATCTGAGAGTCAATCGATGAAGAAATATAATCAAGCAGTTACTGTTCCCAGCCaagatttatttcttttatatatatatatatatatatgattctcATCTCTTTTCCTAAAGCATGTATTATCTTTTGTAATATTAGAAGCCCATGAAAAATCTAGGTTGGACTTACCATTTGGATTTACCTCCTTGAGACCATACCCCTCATGCATGCCCTCAAAGCCTCTTGTTATGTTGCCTACATGTACATTTAGACTCCCTCCTAGAAAATTTTTCTCTTATTGGAGTATATCTTGAAATAGACCTTCTAAGTTCTTTCAAAATTTTACTTTAAGTTATTCTGCTAACCTTACCTGAGATGTGTAAGCACTAATAATATTAATGGTGTCTTTCATTACAAATTTCAGGTCTATGATCGGATCTCCTACTCTTCTCACATCAATAATATCCTTCTTTTGCTCCTTGTCTACAATAATCCACACCCTGTTTTTTTATCTAACTTTGTCAGTGTATCAAATCTTAAATTTTGAGTTGTGTAACTCTTTTTGTAATTTCACCCGTCAATTTAGTTTCTTGTAAGCAAATGAAATTAATCTTCCTCCTAAGCATAATGATCACTATTTCCATAGATTTTCCAATAGCGTGCGATATtccattttctaaaataaattctACTCTCACGACTAACTTCTTTACCTACATTCACTCATGAAAATATGAGaatacttgtttatttttcaCCGCATCCATGTGACAATACAACTATCCTTTCTCTTTTGACATTGTACTTGGAGCATACAACATGTTACTTACGGACAACGACCTAGAAATCAAATTATTACTTATTTGATCCATGTCATAGAGATTCAATAAATTTTTATGTTGGTTGTCGACTTCCTAACATAATTCTCTCTCTTTTTATCGAGACGGAGGACCGACTATGCATAATAAGGCTAACATAGGCGGCATTTTAAAAAGTCATTATAAAAAAATCactgaaaaggatattttaaataTTGTTCTATGTATAAAAATATCGAAACATGAGGAAATTATAAGAATGACACTTACAATGCAGTGAACAAAACAATAACTCAAACTTTAACATATTATAcaagaaagatatatatatataacatgtgATAAAACAATATCATATGTATTAATAAGGCTTGCAATAGAGAAGTTGCGTGATACCATACCTAGagatattttatgaaaatatttaaagaagaaaaaggtTAGAATTGTCTATATTAAAGCTGTCCAAAATATGTATGAGAGGGTTTTAACAAGTGTAAGGATATAGGATGAAAACACGGGTGGTTTTCTAATAAGAATGTAGTTGCACCATGGTTCAACCATATGCTATTGCCTTTTTCTTAGTTTATATTTAGATGTATTTGTATAATGCATTCCAAAAGCTAACACTAAGATATATGTTTTTCTTAAATGATATCGTCTTACTCTAAGaatcaataaataaattaaatgagaGGTTAGAGACATGGAGATGAGTCTTAAAAGGATATGAGTTTCACTTAAAGCAAAAGTAAGTGGAAGTATATGAAAAGTAAGTTTAACAATAGGAAAATTGgtgtaaaaaaattgtttatattttattatgatcaaatatttctctaaataaaagtatatattaGAAATTTAACCCAACAAGTACACCTTGCTGATGCAAACTTGAATGTCCAAAGagctataatttattttgaaggtCTTGTGCCTCATTTCCCAAATTACAAAAGCCAATTCCAGAGGTAGTTATTAAATAAACACCATAACAGCCAAAATTTTCTTGTTTGTAAAGTTAAATTGTTGATAACTGGCAATTATAATATATCATATATGCTCAATAATATATTGAAAGTGTTCGGTGGTGCTTCAGAGATTCAGTCTCAATTCCAGAAGCCCAGAGCCAAAGATCCAGCTCTACACTGAGCACCTGAAATAAGATAATACCAGACTTCAGTCAGTCAGAAAGATAGTCATTTTCTCCATATACATTGAACATAGGTAACAACAATGAGACAATACTATCAGCGAAAGTAACTCACCTGTCTTCCTGATTTTACACTTATCAGCTCCCTCATTTTCTCCACAGCATGTATAGAGCAAGCTCGGAGTTCAACTTCCTCCTCAGTCCCCGGACATATTTCACCACTGGCTTCAATAGTACTGGCAA is part of the Vicia villosa cultivar HV-30 ecotype Madison, WI linkage group LG2, Vvil1.0, whole genome shotgun sequence genome and encodes:
- the LOC131646924 gene encoding uncharacterized protein LOC131646924, giving the protein MFLAKGFGRTFFAAAARSKHCSTTAAAASGSVARNPLPDFFEADRSLENDKPVVYGRSWKASELRLKSWDDLHKLWYVLLKEKNMLMTQRQMLHSQNLRFHNPERLPKVRKSMCRIKHVLTERAIEEPDPRRSAEMKKMINGL